The sequence below is a genomic window from Fibrobacter sp. UWT2.
GAAGCCCCATACGTAGTCTTCCTTGGTCGGGCCGTCAAGCTTGACAGCGAGGAGGTTTTCGTGAGCGTCCACGAGCTTCACGAACAGGGATTCCTTTGTCACGCCTTCTTCGTACACGAGTCCGAAGTAAGCATCGTCGAGGAGGGCCACCACCTTGTTTCCCTTGGCGGCGCATTCCGTGAGAATCTTGGCGATTTCGACAGCTTCCTTTTCGGTAGCGGTGTAACCGGTCGGGTTGTTCGGGAAGTTCAGGAGAACGACCTTCTTGTCGCCCTTGCTAGCTTCGAGAGCGGCCTTGAGGGCTTCGGTGTCGAAGCCGCCGTTCTTGAAGGTGTTGAAAGTCTTGATCTTGGCGCCACGGGCGTTTTCGAACACGAGTTCGTAGTTGTCCCAGTACAGGTCCGGGATAATCACTTCGTCGCCAGCGTCGAGGAACATGTAGCCGGCGCAGCTGATGGCATGCGTCAGGGCGGCGGTCACCACCGGATTGCTGAAGCTCTTGGTGGCAAGCGTCGGGTTCTTCTTGATGTCCAGTTCCTTCCAGGCCTTGCGGAGGTCCGGGTTACCGAAGCTCGGGGCATACAGGAAAGAAGTCTTGGGGAGGTTCAGGGACTTGAGAACGCAATCCAGCACCAACGGGCTGCCATCGTCTTCGAGGGCGGTACCGATCGTAGCGTTGATTTCGGAGCCCTTGGCTTCGGCACCCTGGCCGAGGATACCCTTGCGGGGGAAGAAGATTGCCTTGCCCTGTTCAGAGAGCATGTCGAGAACTTTGCAGCCGTTGGCAGAAAGTTCGGCGTTGAGAGCCTGTGCTAAAGGATTGTAGTTCATTGTGGTGTCCTTTTGAATTTTTGCGGGTGCAAAAATAGAAAAATTTGGAATATTTCCCACCCTGTTCGCCCTGGCTTGGCCGGGAATAACCTGTTCTGACGGCTAAATAAGCAAAAAAATATTTTTTGAAAACAGTAATTACAGATTTGCCTGTTTCCCGTGACGAAAAACACTGGATATTGCAGAAATTGTAAAGCCCCTTGCGCCGTATGGTGTATTAATTTATATTGAAAGGTGTCTTAGGAGGTTTTTATGAAAAGAGTTTGGGCTTGTTGTGCAGCACTTTCATTTGCACTTTTGGCATGTGGTGACGATTCTTCGTCGAATTCTAGCGATACCCAGGGAAAACAGCCTGCTTCTGAGCGTTCCAATAAAGTTGAACTGACGCTGGGCAAATGCCTTGATCACGGCCTAGGTGTTTTATACAAGAAAGCTGATTCCGAAGAATTGGATAAAGCGTACTTGGTTGAAGATTCTACGGGTGCGACCCAAATATTGGTTCCTGAGTTGGGCGATTATTGTGGTATTATTGCTCAGTTTGTTTCTAAGCGGCAAGGGGATACGTTGTCTGTTTGGACCGAACCGTTAAAGGGAATCGATGAAGATGGTCGCGAATTCACTTTGTCCGGTGAAACCTCTTGCAGTTGCATTAAAGACCATTGGTTTACTATTAATGCAGACGATGCTGATGCCAAGTATTTCAAGTATTCCGGCGAAGTCTTTGAGATAACATCAGACCCGGCTCCCGAAAGGCCCGAAATTGAAGAACCTACGATTCCCGATGCTCCGGAATTTGATGAATCGGAGCCGCATCAAGAAGTGACGGATGTGATAGGTCATTGCGATGCAATGCTCAATGAAAATGAAAGTCTCTTGAGTAACAAGTTCCTTTATGTGGATGCTTGGAACGATTTTTCGGAAAGGGATTCTAATGGGGTAGGTGCGCCGTTTGCAAGAACGCATTATGACGGGGATGATGTCGTATTGGTTTTTGAAGAGACGTTTAATTGCGATGAAAAGGTCGAAAAAGTCAATGTTTATCCTTCGAATGATACGCTCTATGCAAAACCGGAAATGACGAAACTAGATTCCGTGAAATTAGAACCGGGCGAAGGTTGTGCCTGTATGACACGAGCGGCGTTTAAGCTCAAGAACGAAGGCGTTTATGCTGAGGCGAAGTACATGGTCTTTGGAAACCACATGGAATACGTGTATACGCTGAAGCCTGGAACTGAAAAATAATCATCACCAATGCTCCTTGGAATGATTAGGACCCTCCCTCCCAAAGGGGGAGGGTCTCTATTTATACTTCGCCGATTCGCGTCATTTTAAGGAGCGGCATGCCGGCGTCGCGGCATTCGGTTAGGTTCACGTCGAAATCAATGCTCCAGTCGTTGAAATCCTCTTCGTCTTGCAGCATTTGCTGAACGTGCATGATTTCGCCTTCGTAGGTGATAATCGTATGGTGCAGCGAGCGGCCTTCGACATCGAGGCGGAAGTTGTGATGTTCCGCGGTGTAAGCCGCCATGATTTCCATAAGGCCGTTTTCAGTCCAGGGCTTGCCTTCGCCGTCCACGAGCATTTGGCCTTCGGCGAGGTCGTCAGCGAGCATATCAAGCACATCGCTGTATGCCTGCTTCTGCAAGGCAGACATAAGCTGGAAGATGCGCTGGCGCACCATGACGATAAAATGTTTCTTGTCGTAGGTAATGTCTGCGGCCACCTTGTCGGCGCCGAAAGCGGTTTCGAGTTCTGTGGCGCCGGCAGCTTCCAGACGCTTCTGGTAGTCTTCGGGGTGCGCCATCTTTTCCCATTCTTCGAGTAGGCTCGAGTCGGTGCGACGAATCATGTCGCCGAGGTAATCCTGCATGTCGAGAAGTTCCTCGTTCTTGTAACCGTCAGGAACGGTCTGCGAAAGCACCTTGTAAACGCTGTTCAGGTGTCGCAGCAAAATAGCTTCCATACGCTGCAATCCGTACTGCTTCACGTATCCGCTGAAGGTACTGAAGTTTTCGAACATTTCACGCACGATGCTCTTGGGCTCAATGTTTTCGTCTACCCAGGGGTGTTCTTCGGCGAAGGCGTTGAAGGTGTCATAAATGAAATCGCGGAGCGGTTTGGGAT
It includes:
- a CDS encoding aminotransferase class I/II-fold pyridoxal phosphate-dependent enzyme — its product is MNYNPLAQALNAELSANGCKVLDMLSEQGKAIFFPRKGILGQGAEAKGSEINATIGTALEDDGSPLVLDCVLKSLNLPKTSFLYAPSFGNPDLRKAWKELDIKKNPTLATKSFSNPVVTAALTHAISCAGYMFLDAGDEVIIPDLYWDNYELVFENARGAKIKTFNTFKNGGFDTEALKAALEASKGDKKVVLLNFPNNPTGYTATEKEAVEIAKILTECAAKGNKVVALLDDAYFGLVYEEGVTKESLFVKLVDAHENLLAVKLDGPTKEDYVWGFRVGFMSFGFKGATEAQLKALEDKAAGTVRGNISNAPSISQKILLAAFQSPEYQQQKQEKYAVLKKRYDIIKEVFAAHPEYKDAFEPMPCNSGYFMCIKPKGVDAEQLREKLIKDYSTGTIMLSGLIRLAFSAVPTEKLPKLFDNIYNCILKMK